Genomic DNA from Paenibacillus donghaensis:
GCGGCTGCAGTGTCGGTGATTCTGCTGACCTTGTCCTTTCTGATTCTCTGGCTGATCAATATCCTGCAGATGCGGGGGAGACGGTCATGAGAAGATTATGGATTGGACTGACCTATCTGGTGTTCTTCGTGCTGATTGCCGCGCCGCTGGGCAAGATGGCCACGGGAGCCTTCAGCGAGGGCTTCGGCGGTTTCCGCAGCGCACTGATCCGGCCGGAGGCGCTGCATGCGCTGATGATGACCGGAATTGTCGTGGTTATCGTAACGCTGCTCAACACTTTGTTTGGTGTAATGACGGCACTTTATCTTGTACGTGCGAAATGGCTGGGCAGACGGCTCAAAGGGCTGCTGAACAGCATTGTGGATCTGCCTTATGCGGTATCGCCTGTTATTGGCGGGCTGATGATCGTGCTGCTGCTGGGGCCGGACAGTGCGCTTGGGGCGATGTTTGAGTCGCTAGGTGTGAAGATTGTGTATGCTGTTCCGGGTATGATTATCGCTACCCTGTTTGTGACTTTTCCGCTGATGGTGCGTGAAGTCATGCCGGTGCTGCAGGAGATCGGCTCTCAGCAGGAGGAAGCGGCCTCGACGCTTGGGGCGCATGCCTGGACGACCTTCTGGAGGGTAACCTGGCCATCGATCCGCTGGGCGGTCGTGTATGGCGTGATTCTGACGGTAGCCCGCTCACTGGGCGAATTCGGCGCAGTGC
This window encodes:
- a CDS encoding sulfate ABC transporter permease subunit; translation: MRRLWIGLTYLVFFVLIAAPLGKMATGAFSEGFGGFRSALIRPEALHALMMTGIVVVIVTLLNTLFGVMTALYLVRAKWLGRRLKGLLNSIVDLPYAVSPVIGGLMIVLLLGPDSALGAMFESLGVKIVYAVPGMIIATLFVTFPLMVREVMPVLQEIGSQQEEAASTLGAHAWTTFWRVTWPSIRWAVVYGVILTVARSLGEFGAVLVVSGNIMNKTQTATTLVYQDVENFNVTAAGGIALVLAAFSAGLLLLMEWAKRRKGVH